In a single window of the Micromonospora inositola genome:
- a CDS encoding Nif3-like dinuclear metal center hexameric protein → MTNEAVSQTCPTVADVVAALDGLTGGRVTSSEGGRNPWVISKDSGIPGKAVTERPGLVWGASDRPVRRLAVAMTITEHHIELAYASGVDAIVAHHPIADAASSGGVALADYLSLYGVAVLECHEAFHGLHPGMAHLHGHRPFYVNPAYDGVHGLVVMVGRPLPGVTTVGDVLARLNAGLERSLDLRILAGERAVRQCAELVDSVTAPGMRVLAGAPDDPLGEVVLHAFPHTGFGEKQLAQLLAEYPAISTVIFSISAAAPDSAVVASAAARGLNVLVGSTHASEVFENGLPLAFGLSALLPNVDVVLFRDRVVSIPINSVGTGPLREYGRTMAQEHLLPLAEAARVRAAATTVAATPLSHSEQAS, encoded by the coding sequence GACCTGTCCGACCGTGGCCGACGTGGTCGCGGCCCTCGACGGGTTGACCGGCGGCCGGGTCACGAGCTCCGAGGGGGGCCGCAACCCGTGGGTGATCAGCAAGGACTCGGGAATTCCCGGCAAGGCGGTGACCGAGCGGCCCGGCCTGGTCTGGGGGGCCTCCGACAGACCGGTGCGGCGGCTCGCGGTCGCCATGACCATCACCGAACACCACATCGAACTCGCCTACGCCAGTGGCGTGGACGCGATCGTGGCACACCACCCGATCGCGGACGCGGCGAGTTCCGGCGGGGTCGCGCTCGCCGACTACCTCTCGCTCTACGGGGTCGCGGTGCTGGAGTGCCACGAAGCCTTCCACGGACTGCACCCCGGCATGGCGCACCTGCACGGGCACCGGCCCTTCTACGTCAACCCCGCGTACGACGGCGTGCATGGGCTGGTGGTCATGGTCGGCCGGCCGCTGCCGGGAGTCACCACGGTCGGCGACGTGCTCGCCCGGCTCAACGCGGGCCTGGAGCGGTCCCTGGACCTGCGCATCCTCGCCGGTGAACGCGCCGTCCGCCAGTGCGCCGAGCTGGTGGACAGCGTCACGGCCCCGGGCATGCGGGTGCTCGCGGGCGCCCCGGACGATCCCCTCGGCGAGGTCGTCCTGCACGCCTTCCCGCACACCGGGTTCGGTGAGAAGCAGCTCGCCCAGTTGCTCGCCGAGTACCCGGCCATCTCCACGGTCATCTTCAGCATCAGCGCTGCCGCACCGGATTCGGCCGTGGTGGCGAGTGCGGCAGCGCGCGGCCTCAACGTACTGGTGGGCAGCACCCACGCCTCGGAGGTCTTCGAGAACGGACTTCCGTTGGCGTTCGGACTGTCCGCACTACTGCCGAACGTCGACGTCGTCCTGTTCCGGGACCGGGTCGTCTCGATCCCGATCAACAGCGTGGGCACGGGCCCACTGCGTGAGTACGGACGGACGATGGCGCAGGAACACCTGCTGCCACTCGCCGAGGCCGCACGCGTTCGCGCCGCTGCGACGACGGTCGCGGCCACACCCCTCAGTCACTCCGAGCAAGCAAGCTAG